The Thermoanaerobaculia bacterium DNA segment AAGTTCGAGCGCGAGGACGGGACCTTCGACGTCGACCGGTTCAAGCACGCCGTCGACGTGACGATCACCGCGCAGGAGATCATGGTCGACAACGCGTCGTATCCCACCGAAGCGATCGCGAAGAACTCCCACGCGATGCGGCCGCTCGGCCTCGGATACGCGAACCTCGGCGCGCTGCTCATGGCGTCGGGCCTGCCGTACGACTCGGACGAGGGACGCGCCTACGCGGCCGCGATCACGTCGCTCATGTGCGGCGAGGCTTATCTCCAGTCGTCGAAGATCGCCGCGGAAATGGAGCCGTTCGACAACTACGAGCCCAATCGCGACGCCTTCCTCGGCGTGATCTCGATGCACCGCGACGCGGCGTACCAGATCCCGAAGGAGGGCGTGCCGACGGAGCTCCACAACTGGTCCCAGGCGGTGTGGGACATGGCGCTCGAGTCCGGCAGCCAGTTCGGGTACAAGAACGGCCAGGTCACGGTGCTGGCGCCGACCGGGACGATCGGGTTCATGATGGACTGCGACACGACCGGCATCGAGCCGGATCTGGCGCTCGTCAAGTACAAGAAGCTCGTCGGCGGGGGGACGATCAAGATCGTCAACCAGACGGTCCCGCTCGCGCTCAAGCGTCTCGGCTACGCGGCGGAGGACGTCAACCGCATCGTCTCGTACGTCGACGAGCAGGGCACGATCGAAGGCGCTCCCGGGTTCAAGCCCGAGCATCTTCCGATCTTCGACTGCTCCTTCAAGGCGCTCAACGGCACCCGCTCGATCCACTACATGGGGCACGTGCGCATGATGGCCGCGGCGCAGCCGTTCCTCTCGGGCGCGATCTCGAAGACGGTCAACATGCCCACCGACATCTCGCCCGACGACATCGCCGACACCTATCTCCAGGGGTGGAAGATGGGCCTGAAGGCCATCGCGATCTACCGCGACGGCTGCAAGCGGACCCAGCCGCTCAACACGGCGGCGTCCAAGAGCGACACGAAGAACCCGGAGGCGCGCTCGTCGCTCGAGTACCTGGGGAAGGCCGTGGGCCTGGAGGCCCGTCCGTTCCGGCGCAAGCTGCCCGACGAGCGGGCGGCGATCACCCACAAGTTCAACGTGGCGGGGCACGAGGGATACGTCACGGTCGGCCTCTACGAGGACCGCACGCCGGGCGAGATCTTCCTGACGATGTCGAAGGAAGGGTCGACCGTCTCCGGTCTGATGGACTCCTTCGCGACCGCGATCTCGCTGACGCTCCAGTACGGCGTGCCTCTCGAGGCGCTCGTCGACAAGTTCTCCCACATGCGGTTCGAGCCGTCCGGCTACACGAAGAACAAGGAGATCCCGATCGCGAAGTCGCTCGTCGACTACATCTTCCGCTGGCTCGGGTCGAAGTTCCTGTCGGCCGAACAGAAGGAGAACATCGGGATCGTCTCGCGCGACAACACGAGCGACACCGCGCCGATGCCGGTCACGCAGCAGGTCCTGAAGTTGGTGCCGTCGGGATCGAGGATGTCCTCGGGCCATGCGTTCGAGGTGCAGACGGACGCGCCGGCGTGCCACGAGTGCGGCTCGATCATGGTCAGGAACGGCGCCTGCTACAAATGCCTCAACTGTGGGGCTACCAGTGGATGCAGCTAGAGCATGCTGCCTGGTGAAGCGATGCGGAGGGTCGGGGTGAG contains these protein-coding regions:
- a CDS encoding vitamin B12-dependent ribonucleotide reductase, encoding MSRSDEEIRKEVLTEVGAREVTPPGLRGLTFSRVYSDPSVPPFDALEWELRTAAITSEKGETIFEQKNVEVPKSWSQTATNIVVQKYFHGKVGTPERETSVRQLISRVADTITRWGQEGGYFRTAADRDAFHDELTALLVNQVMSFNSPVWFNCGVEERPQCSACFINSVQDSMASILTLAKTEGMLFKYGSGTGSNLSTLRGSREGLSSGGTASGPLSFMKGFDSFAGAIKSGGKTRRAAKMVILNIDHPDIEEFILSKATEEKKAWALIDSGYDGSFNGEAYSSIFYQNANHSVRVNDEFMKAVESDGDYWTKEVLTGSPFEKFRARELMRKIADAAWICGDPGMQYDTTINDWNPVKATHRINASNPCSEYMFVDDSACNLASLNLMKFEREDGTFDVDRFKHAVDVTITAQEIMVDNASYPTEAIAKNSHAMRPLGLGYANLGALLMASGLPYDSDEGRAYAAAITSLMCGEAYLQSSKIAAEMEPFDNYEPNRDAFLGVISMHRDAAYQIPKEGVPTELHNWSQAVWDMALESGSQFGYKNGQVTVLAPTGTIGFMMDCDTTGIEPDLALVKYKKLVGGGTIKIVNQTVPLALKRLGYAAEDVNRIVSYVDEQGTIEGAPGFKPEHLPIFDCSFKALNGTRSIHYMGHVRMMAAAQPFLSGAISKTVNMPTDISPDDIADTYLQGWKMGLKAIAIYRDGCKRTQPLNTAASKSDTKNPEARSSLEYLGKAVGLEARPFRRKLPDERAAITHKFNVAGHEGYVTVGLYEDRTPGEIFLTMSKEGSTVSGLMDSFATAISLTLQYGVPLEALVDKFSHMRFEPSGYTKNKEIPIAKSLVDYIFRWLGSKFLSAEQKENIGIVSRDNTSDTAPMPVTQQVLKLVPSGSRMSSGHAFEVQTDAPACHECGSIMVRNGACYKCLNCGATSGCS